Within the Bos indicus x Bos taurus breed Angus x Brahman F1 hybrid chromosome 17, Bos_hybrid_MaternalHap_v2.0, whole genome shotgun sequence genome, the region GCAAGTGCTTTCTAGGACATTTTCCATGcactaatatacatatttttaaaaaacgaaAGCAGCATCAGAGATTCGTAGTAGAAAGCATAGGAGGGTCTTGGTGCTAAAAGTGTCCTTACAGCCCACCCCTCCTCTCACCAGAGGGGACAGAGGTGTGGTGCACCCACAGCAAGGGCCCAGCTTCCCTCCCCCAACAAGACCCAGCTCTCTGGGTCCCCGCCTGGGCTTCCTGGCACGTTAGAGCCTTGGAGCCTGTGAGGTGCTGACAAGGAGGGAGGcttggaaggggagggaggggaccctGGGAAGTAAGCCACTAGCTCCTGCCCGGGAGCTCCGCAGGGGGACACGCCCGCCTGTCTGTCTTTCTGCAGTGGTACACACCCGCCGCCTGCCTGCAGCTCCGGGAGCACTTCCACGGGCAGGTCAGCACTGCCTGCCAGCGCGGGAACACGGGGACTGTGGGGTGAGCGCTGTCTCcgcgggggagggtggggagagcccAGCGCACGCCTGAGTGTATGGAGGCAGATGCGCGCCTTGGACAGCAGACCGCGCGGGTGCCACCCCGGCCGGCCCGGGGACCATTGGGCCAGTCATCCCGCCTCACCTGCCGCAGGAACATCTCTGCCCTTGGGGAGGCCGGTGCCTGAGGTCTGAGTGTGGCTGCTCCCTCGGGCTTCAGCCTTAGTGTCGGGCCCCGGGGCCGCCTCTGAGTCCCCACCACGCCTGCCCCTCAGCCCAAGACTCTGCTTCCCGTGGTGCACATTTCTGATTCTCACTACAGGGACGAGGGCCTGGTGGGGTCAGGGGTACGATGGCCCCAGAACAAAGGCaggccctctgcccctcccctggGCCAGTGACGGGGTCACACACCACAGAGCGTCTCACAGGTGGCCTGTCCCCGTCACGAGTGGGGACCACAGGGGAGGAGGGGCCTGTGTGCGTGAGGATGCCCTCGTGACCACGCCTGCAAGACCACGCCTTGCCCCTCTCAGGCTCAGACTCTCCAAGGTGGTGGTGGTCGGCGATCTCTACGTGGGCAAGACCAGCCTCATCCACAGGTGGGCGGCCGGCCGCCCCTCCCAGCAGCGCTGTCAGGCCCGCCCGGGAGGCCCAGTCCCAGGTCACAGCGGAGACCATGTGGCCGCTGGGAGGGGATGCAGGAAATCAGGGAGGTGACAGGCGTGCAGAGAGTGTGGCCTCCCGGGAGCCTGGCGATGGTCAGGCGGTCCCCACCGCCCCCCTGCTGGTGGGCACGGGGCCTCTCCCTGTCCTGACCCCCACTTGTGGCCTCTGGCTGCGGCAGCCTCTGCCCATGGAGCTCTCGCTGGAGGCTCCGTCCGCCTGTGGCCTGTCCCCATGGCCCGGTTCCGTGGCCACTGCCATGTGGCCTCCCCGCGTGGGCGGACTTCCCGTGGCCTGCAGCCCTACACGTGGCCTCTGACAGCTTCCCGGGTCCCACAGGTTCTGCAAGAATGTCTTCGACCATGACTACAAGGCCACCATCGGGGTGGACTTCGAGATTGAGCGGTTTGAGGTCGCTGGGACCCCCTTCAGTCTCCAGATGTAAGTTGCTGGCGGCCGCCTGAGCGTCTCCCGATGGTCATGGACGGGCTTTGTGGAGACCCCAGGGAAGGTCCCAGCAAGGGAGCAGGGGGCCTTGGCCAGCTGTGTGAGGCTGGGCTCCCCGTTTCTGCAGACCCAGGCCCCAGGCACACCCACACCCCCTACCCCATGCGCCTCGTGTCCCTCTGATCCCATGCACCGGGTCTGGGCATGGCTTCCAGCAAGTCAGTTCAGGCCTCTGAGCCGCTGTTCGCGCCTGGAAAACGGGGCCAAAACTAGTCTCTGCGTGCGAGGCTCTAGCGGAGGTCACGTGGCCCCCAGGCCTTCCTGGGGCTGGACATCCCCCCTACCCCCGCCCTTGCTCACCTCCCCCTGCCtctctccatctgtctgtctgtctgtcttctcccTGCCCCAGGGGGGGCACACCCTAGGAAGGGATCAGGAGCAGGTGGGGGCTGGCAGCAGGCACTTCCCGATGCCCATGCCGCTGGGAAGGGCTCTGGGTCTCCCACCAGGGGGTCCCACGAGCCTGCCGGCTGAGACCCCACGAGCACAGCTAAACCTGCCACCTCTTGGTCTCCTGTCTCTTTCGGCCACGGCACAGCTGGGACACAGCAGGGCAGGAGAAGTTCAAGTGCATCGCATCTGCCTACTACCGGGGTGCCCAGGGTGAGTGGCCGGCTGATGCCACTGGCGGGGCCTCAATCACGTGCAGCTGGGGGTCCCCGTGAACTACCCGCAGGCTCACCCTGAGAGGCCGGGTCCTCCGAGAGACACGGAGGAAGCACGGGGCGCCCAGTCCTGGCCTTCCAGCCGGGCCTGGGTGGGCCTCACCGCCACACACTCTAGGGGGCCCTGGGTGGCACGTGCTCTGCCACTGAAGGTCTCAGCCCCAGTTTCAGCTCAGAAGGATGCTCAGGGTGGGGAGTGTTTgggcagagaccccacagagaagAGCGGGTCGGCTCAAAAGCAGGGGCCAGGGCTTGGccggaggggaggagagggggtgcCCGTCACCCCCACGCACACCGTGGAGACCAGACTCCTTGCCCACTGCCTCCATGCTGAGGGCACCCCAGCACTGGGCAGGCCTCCTGGGTGGCAGACGGTGGCAGCATAGCCCCCTACCGAGACCAGGAAGACAAGGGAGAGGGGTTCCCGTGGGAGGTGGGGGCCCCGGGTCGCAGGCGTCCTGTCTAGACTCAGGCGATAAGGCACAGCCGCGTCCACTCTGCTGCTGTCAGAAGTCGCGTTTTCACGAAGGCTGGAGAAGAGCAAAACCAGGAAGCCGTGGCCTGGAGTAACAGCTCTGCCACGCCCACTGTGGCCTCTTCTCGGGGTGGGGGGCTGGTGTGCGCCCTCCCCCCGGGAATAAGCCCGTCAGGCAGCCGCCCGGCCTTGGTTACTACCATCACCAGCGTGCTCCTTCACGCTGGCCCCTAGCCGGGGTTGGGCAGGAGGCGGCCTGTGTCCTGCCCTTCTGGATTGATCTCCGTGTGCGGCCACCCAGGGCACGAGGGAGCAGGCAGGGCAGTGATGGAGGAGTCGAGGGCAGGGAGCTGCACTGCCAGGTCCCCCACGCCCCGAGCCTGCCTCTCCGCAACGGGCCCCGAAGCTGCTTGGTGCTCGTGGCCGCTGGGCCCCAGGCGCCAGTGTGGGAAGTCGGTCCCAGAGCTCTCCCACCGCTGCTCCAGCTTAATCCCCTCGGCCACCCTGAGGGCCCAAGGTGGCCGTGGTCGGTCCCCACCAGGTCACAGCTGGGGAGGCCGCTTGATCTCTCAGCGGTCCAGCCTCCCCCGTGCGCCCCACAGCCGTCAGAGGCAGAGAAACTTTGAGGCAGGGAGCTCACCTTGCCTCCCTGGACCCCACTGCGGCTGGGCTGCTGGGTGCGGATCAGAGGGGTGGGGACTGGGTCCCCATGTCACCGGTCCAGGGCTGCATGCCTGAGGGGCCCCTGGGACAGCTGTGTGGGAGCCCCCTTGTCTCGCTGTCTTTGCCTCCCTGTTGCTCACCAGCTTCCCCTGGCTTCCCCCGTGCCCGCAGTGATCATCACGGCCTTTGACCTCACTGACGTGCAAACCCTGGAGCACAGCAGGCAAGTCTGGGTTCAGTGGCCACCGTgggctccctgggctgggaggctgCCTGGAGGACTCCCTGACCCTGGGCCACGAGCTGGAGCCCGACGGTGCgtgcaggagaccaggctggCCGGTCAGCACCAGCTGCCCACGGGCCAGTGGCGGTGCGGCTGCCGTTCTATCCCTCGGCCAGTTCAGAGCGCCCTGCATTGACTTCAGGGCTCAGCTCGAAAGCCTTACTAGTTTTGGGGGGAAGGGCCTGGCGTCCTCACCACTCCTGGGCCCCAGGCGTGGGGACAGCACTGGGCACCTGCTCTCTCGGGTAGAGATCTGGGCGAGAGCCGGGGGTCGTTGGCTGATGGGCCAGAGCCCCCTGCCCCTGACTTTGGTTTGGGGCGTTCACAGCCGCGTCTGCAGCCCCGTGAGGGGAGCCGGGCTGGTCAGTCCCTTTGGTGGCAGCGTGGGATGGACCCAGGGTGCGGGACGCCTCGGGGCTCCCTGACTCCCTGACGCTCCTGCGTCCCCGCCCACTGGAGACGCCCGTGGGCAGCACGGTCCACATCCCCTCCTGGCACCCCCGGCCCTGGGGGGCCCTGGGCTCCCTCGAccgctgggggtggggtgggtccaTCCCAGCCTGTCGCCCGCCTTCCAGGCAGTGGCTGGAGGACGCGCTGAGGGAGAACGAGCCAGGCGCCTGCTTCGTGTTCCTCGTGGGGACCAAGAAGGACCTGCTGGTGAGCGGAGCCAGGCGGGCCAGGCGGCCTCGGGGGACGCGGAGCAGAGGGTGACCCCCAGGGCCTAGGCAGGAGCTCTCGGGTCCCCGATCCCCGTCAAGTCAGGGAGGGACGCTGGAGCTCAGACCCGCCCAGGATCACCTCCAGGCGGGTGCCCAGGCTGGGTGTCCCCGCGGGGGGCCGGGGAGGACGAGGGTGCTGGGTCAGCAGGGCCGCTTCCCCCAGTCAGGGGCCGCGTGCGAGCAGGCGGAGGCGGAGGCTGTGCGCCTGGCCAACGAGATGCGCGCTGAGTACTGGTCCGTGTCGGCCAAGACCGGTGAGTGGGTGCGGGGCTGCCGCCGCGGCCGGCGATCGGGGGCGGGGCCCGGCCCGTGGGTGGGAGGAGTGACCGGTGAGTGGGTGCGGGGCTGCCGCCGCGGCCGGCGATCGGGGGCGGGGCCCGGCCCGTGGGTGGGAGGAGTGACCGGTGAGTGGGCGCGGGGCTGCCGCCGCGGCTGGCGATCGGGGGCGGGGCCCGGCCCGTGGGTGGGAGGACTGAGACCCCTACTCCTGCGCGTGGGGGCAGGTCCCCGCGGTCCTGGCCGGAGTCTCAGGGAGGCAGGGGCAGCCGCAGCGTCGTCCCGCCCCCTACCCGAGGCGGGCGTAGCACGCACGGTCTCAACCAATCGCGGCTGAGCGTCCGCAGGCCAAGCTCTGCCCGCTGGACAGATGCGCACTGGAAggtccctcccttccccagccgTCTTCAGAGAAGGCGGAGACAGCGGCCACGCCCCCGCCGGCTCTCACCCACACCCCTCCCAGTCTGCCCGGCCTCACTGGTTCCCCGGCCCCCGAGCTGACCGCACCCACGGGCACCGCTTACCGCAGCTCCCAACATCTCTGAGCCTCGGCATGCTCACCCGGGAAGTGGGGCGATGCCgtcagtcttttatttttaatacaaaacaCGCTTTTTATGATAAAAGACACAGGATTCACTGAAGAAAAACGAGCAGACGCACAGaagcaaagaacagactttgcaAACAGGTTGTTGGGATGGAATGAAATAACTCGCAGTGGCTGGCGCACCGCGGGCGCCAAGGCTGTGGGGACTCAGGAATACACCTCGGAGTCCTCACCCCAGGGGAGGGGCCGCTGCGGATGCCTGCCCGGGGTGCAGGTGGAAGCACCACCTCCTCTGGCCCAGCACAAAGTGGTCGCCGTGCCCAGTTCCCTCTGCCCCTTCCTGAGGGCACCCCCAAGTCTGTGAGAACCCACCCTCTTGTTGGAGTAACAGCCCATTCCCAGAGAGCTTCTTATGGACCAAGCAGGACCGCCTTGTGCGGTTGTATAGGTTGTTAACTGCACAAATGCAGTGTGTGTGTCGAGGGCTTCACCTGGCCCTGTGCCCGATGGGTGGCCTtgtcctcctggaggaggaggcacaAAAGGCTCCACGTGGGCGCCAGGGGCGCTAACCCTGGTGGCTGCCCGCTGCACAGATGCAAAAAGGTGACAAGAAAGCAGGCTCACTTGTGATCTCTGTGCAGCCCAGCACCTGGCCTGCGGGCGTTCAGCTGCGATTGATTGAaacagtgcatgctaagtcgcttcaggcacgtctgactctttgtgaccccatggactgcagcccaccaggctcctctgtccatgggattctccagacaagaatactggagtatgttgtctgcccctcctccaggggatcttcccgacccagggactgaacccaggactcaagtctctgcactggcaggcaggttctttacttctagcgccacctggaaaacccaacTGAAAGACTAGATGCctggaaaccaaggctcagaggttGTCAGGAGTGGCCAGGGCTAATGGCCGGGCTGGGAGCCTGTCCCCTGCACAGGGAGGGGAGCgtcctgcctcctgccccaccggctccccccgcccccgacagGATGCCTGCAGGCGGGGGTCACGACTGTCCCTTGCCCGCAGGAGAGAATGTGAAGGCGTTTTTTAGCCGCGTGGCCGCCCTGGCTTTCGAGCGCTCGGTACTGCAGGACTTGGAGCGGAGGAGCAACAGCCCGCTGCAGGTCGGCGGCGGGGACGTCATCCGTAAGTGCAGGGCcccggggctggggagggacTCAGGCCCGACATCTGCATCCACCACCCTCTGCTGGGACTCGACCGTCTGCCAGGCTTGTCTGGGCCCCTCTCCCATCCCGCTGACCTCCGGCTGCAGGCCCCCTGCCTGCCGGCCAGCTCAGGTGCCCAGTTGACGCCAGGTGACTTCTCCCCTTGCTGCAGGGATGGAGGGACGTCGACCCGAGACCCCGGACAGCAGGAGGCCCTCCGGCCCGAGTTGTTGTTAGCCAGGCCTGCGGCAGAGGCCTCCCCACCCTCCACGAGGCAGGCCGGTGGTGCCTCCGTGACATGGAGGGGGACGCGGAGCGCCCACTGTGCTGAGCTCCAGGGCCCCCCGCCTCCTCTTCTCCGTAGCGGGGCGGGAGCCAGAGGAGGCCCCCACTGCCACCCAGGGCCCCGTGCTGGAAGGCCAGTCGCACCTACAGAGTTGCCCATCAGCCCAGCCACAGAGGCTCGTGACTGCAGGCATGGCACCTGTCTCCCGGGTCCCAGACCCCGGGCACAGTCAGGgctccccaggcccctccccagccttccTGGGTTGGCCTTGGAGTCCCCCTCATCTCAGGGGCCCAGGCGAGTGGGACTCGCCGACGTCAGCAGAAGCCCAAGGAAAGCCGGGTTTCTCTCCCAGCCCTGACTCTTCTATGAGCAGGGCTGGGCCTCACCGTCCACCGTCCCTCCACCACGGACTTGTGTGTCCCCTCTCTGGCCACCGAGGGGCCACCTCTGGCTCCATCGTGACCCGTGACATCCTGCCCCCTGGGTCGGGCTGAGGATGGGCAGAACAGGCCACggacacccccacccacccctggggATGAGAAGGTGCCGCGTGCAGGTCTCCGGGGACCCCCGTGATGGCCCACGTGTCTGCAGCACATCGGAGGTGCTCCAGCACCTGCAGGCAGGCTCCCCGGCTCCATGGCCCTCCTGACCCCTGGAACAGGCGGGTGCCCcggcctccccaccccagctcccgcCCAGAGTGCTTGGCCCAGTCCAGGCTGCCGTGGGGCTCCTCCACAGGGCCTCCTGAGCCCCCACCCCATGGCCACGGGCGGGCGCATGTCTAGCCTCCGTCCCTGGGGACCGCGAGCGTTTCTCGGGCAGCCGGTGGGCAGCGGCCGGGGGATGCCGCGTCTTCTGTTTGGCCCGCCTTCCCCATGTCTTCAGCTCTCCTTTTCGTAGATGGAGGGTACTCCTTTGAATAAAGCACTCCCGCATGGGAGGGAGGCGCCCCCCATGGGCCGACATAAGCAGCGCAGGCCTCCTGCTCCTTGTTTGCTGTGAAACCGGCATGGCCTCTCCCTGGCCCACCGGGCGGCCTTCTTCCTCCCAGGCTGGGCGAGCCTGCGTGTCCCTTCAGGGCTGCAGATTTGACTTCCTGCAGATGGGCCAGAGTCCGTTCAGGCCGCCCGGACCTGGGACAGTcggctttttacttcttttcactGAGATGACCGTCCTCACAGCGGCAGTTTTCCGCACTCGGGATTCCCCACAGAGATCTAGCTGGGCCTCCGGTGGGCTGGCCCACCAGACCCAGCCTCGGCTGCGCCAGGCCCGGGTTTGGGGCACACGAGAGACAGCGTCGGGACGGGTGAGTCTGCTCAGGTGGGCTGGCACCCTCCCGGCTCCCTGCCCCGCTCTGGGGACTGTGTCCGGCTGTCACTGGCCCCTGAGCCAGGACCATTGTCTCGTGTGCACCCAGCCCTCTAAGCTGCCCTGTGGGAAACTCCCCTCCTGTGGCCCCCCGTGTGTGTCCGGCTGTTACGGCGTCTCTTCTGAAGCGGCCGTGGGCCCACTGATCCCACAAGTCCACAGAGACAGTGACGTGTCTGGGGGCCGACGCAGGGCCGTGTGCAAGCACTTCCGAGGCGTCTGGAGGAAACGGGGGCCTCAGACGCATCCAGAGCCCCCTTCAGCCTGGCAACGGGACACAGGCCTCTCCCGAGGGGCCACAGGCTCCTGAGGGCCTTGGGCGCGTGAGCCGGACGCCTGAGGTCGCCTGAGATGGAGGTAAGGGGACGTGGCGATGGGCGGGGGGCCCGCTCTGCTCACAGTCACGCAGATAGAAATCTGAACGGGCCCGGTGGGGAGCGGGGACGGGCCTTCCTGGCCTGTGAGCAGCTGAGGGTGCTCGGgacccaggaggcctggggcagagACAAGAGCGGGTATGGGGCACGGGAGTTTTCAGAAGCAGCCACGGCTCAGAGAGGACCCTCGTCCTCTGAGCCTTCCGTTTTCCTGGAGACGGGGCAGAGGACCTGGGGGCCCCAAGATGACACGACACCTGCCCAGCAGCCCCGGGCTCCCCTGCCATCTGCTGCggcctccctcccactgcccGTGTGTCAAGCCGATGGGGAGTAGCATGGGGTCCCGTGGCCTCCTTCCAGGCCTCCATCCCTCATCCAGACACACCCCCACCCTGGCATTCTGGGCCCCTGGCCACCTGTCTGAGCCTGCACCCCCAGGAGGAAGCAGGGCGGGGGCTCCTGTCCACAGGCTGCTCTTCACAGGCCCTTCCCGCCGCCCCCTGGTCCCCAACGGAAGGGTGgcatccccccacccctgcctgagGTTGCCCTGAGTCTCTGACCACAGGAAGCCACAGCCCGCACCATGTCGCTGGCCGGGCCTTCAGGACCCAGCCCATCTTGTCCAGGCCCCTGCACTCTCTGTGAGGCTGAAAACGCAGCTGAGGCACTCACAGGGATCTGCACCCCCACCCTTCACTGCAGGGCCTCATCAATAATTGATTCTGCAGAAGGCGGGGGAGTCCAGCCAAGAGAGGAGAAAAGGTCCACGGCTCGCTCACTCGGAGCCCGGGGCCAGCGAAGCCCTGCAGAGGCCCTGCTCCCCACTGTGGGCCGGGGCTGGGGGCCTGCAGCAGGCGCCCCGCCAGGCGCCCTCCGGCACAGCGCCACGGGCAGGGCTACGGCACAGCTGTATCGATCACCCCGTTTTCCGGTTTTGCCTGCAGCTCCCTGGGGTTGAAGGATGATGGATGACAGCTGGGGGGTCATGAGGCCACATCCCCACGTGAAGGGAGCCCTCCTCTGGCCCCCAAAGCTGGTGGGGATGAAGGCGCacacagcagagaagcagcgaAACACAGTCCCCCTTCCTGCTGTGTGAGACCATCAGCAGTCACTCCCCACGCCTCCCATCCCCGTCCCCAGGCGACCACCAGCCAACTTTCTGTCCCCATAGGCTTggtctgttctggacatttcatgtaaacgGAGTCACACAATATGTGGTCTGTTATGCCTGGTTTCTTCCACTTggcataatgctttcaaggttcGTGGATATTCAGCATGCACTGGGACTGCATTTTCTTTGATGGTCAAATAATATTCCAGCGTCAGGTTTCCATCCCCCGGGTTCTGAGGCATCGGAAGTTCTGAGTTCTGTCCAGCAGAGGGGGCTGTTGAGTCCCAGCGGCTCATTGCAGCAAAGGGACCAGGTAGCCTTTGGGGAGGGGCTTGCCCGAACCGGGTGCTGGGTTCAAGAACCCCTAGGGCTGCTGCTGAGGGTAcatgagggtgtgtgtgtatatgtgtgtgtgtgagagagagagattttgagATTTTGAAATGAATTACAGAGCCTTGCCCCGGAAAATGATGGAAGTGGTAACGGAAATATCACCGACAATCCCGCTTTGCTGTCCCATTTTAGTTTCGGGgtggaaaaaaatctgtcagGAGCGATGGAAATGCTTGTTaactgatggtggtgatggttttcGTGAG harbors:
- the RAB36 gene encoding ras-related protein Rab-36, which translates into the protein MRSSLTPLGPSVSRDRVISSFPKWYTPAACLQLREHFHGQVSTACQRGNTGTVGLRLSKVVVVGDLYVGKTSLIHRFCKNVFDHDYKATIGVDFEIERFEVAGTPFSLQIWDTAGQEKFKCIASAYYRGAQVIITAFDLTDVQTLEHSRQWLEDALRENEPGACFVFLVGTKKDLLSGAACEQAEAEAVRLANEMRAEYWSVSAKTGENVKAFFSRVAALAFERSVLQDLERRSNSPLQVGGGDVIRMEGRRPETPDSRRPSGPSCC